The Xanthomonas sp. DAR 34887 genome has a segment encoding these proteins:
- a CDS encoding acyltransferase family protein, producing the protein MNTASVNIPAAAPSRERFLSLDVFRGLTIFLMILVNTPGAGADAFVQLRHAPWFGFTAADLVFPSFLFAVGNAMSFALDRGQPLGAFLRRVGKRSALIFLLGFLMYWFPFVHQGADGSWSFTAIDQTRVPGVLQRIALCYALAALLCRWLPPRALLAACVALLLGYWAALYLWGQPGAELSKLGNAGTRLDLWLLDPAQLYRKDGGFDPEGLLGTLPATVNVIAGYLTGLYVRRVGKQARTVRWLLLAGVALALLALAWQPWFPLAKKLWTGSFVLLTVGLDLLLLGALLWAIEVRQWRAGSDFFTVLGRNPLAIYLFSELFVISLRLVPAGNSGWDLYQWLGIAVFQRLLPGPWGSLACALAYTLLCWAVGWWMDRRRLYLRL; encoded by the coding sequence CCATCTTCCTGATGATCCTGGTCAACACGCCCGGTGCCGGCGCCGACGCGTTCGTGCAACTACGGCACGCGCCGTGGTTCGGCTTCACCGCCGCCGACCTGGTGTTTCCGTCGTTCCTGTTCGCGGTCGGCAACGCGATGAGCTTCGCGCTGGACCGCGGCCAGCCGCTCGGCGCGTTCCTGCGCCGGGTCGGCAAGCGCAGTGCGCTGATCTTCCTGCTCGGTTTCCTGATGTACTGGTTTCCGTTCGTGCACCAGGGCGCCGACGGCAGCTGGAGCTTCACCGCGATCGATCAGACCCGGGTGCCGGGCGTGCTGCAGCGCATCGCGCTGTGCTACGCACTGGCCGCGCTGCTGTGCCGCTGGCTGCCGCCGCGCGCGCTGCTGGCTGCCTGCGTCGCGCTGCTGCTCGGCTACTGGGCGGCGCTGTACCTGTGGGGCCAGCCGGGCGCGGAACTGAGCAAGCTCGGCAACGCCGGCACGCGCCTGGACCTGTGGTTGCTGGATCCGGCGCAGCTGTACCGCAAGGACGGCGGCTTCGATCCGGAAGGCCTGCTCGGCACGCTGCCAGCCACGGTCAACGTCATTGCCGGCTACCTCACCGGCCTGTACGTGCGGCGCGTCGGCAAGCAGGCGCGCACGGTGCGCTGGCTGCTGCTGGCCGGCGTCGCGCTGGCGCTGTTGGCCCTGGCCTGGCAGCCATGGTTCCCGCTGGCCAAGAAGCTGTGGACCGGTTCGTTCGTGCTGCTGACGGTGGGCTTGGACCTGCTGCTGCTGGGCGCGCTGCTGTGGGCGATCGAGGTGCGCCAGTGGCGGGCCGGCAGCGACTTCTTCACCGTGCTCGGGCGCAATCCATTGGCGATCTACCTGTTCTCCGAGCTGTTCGTGATCAGCCTGCGGCTGGTCCCCGCCGGCAACAGCGGATGGGACCTATACCAATGGCTGGGCATCGCGGTGTTCCAGCGGCTGTTGCCCGGACCCTGGGGCAGCCTGGCCTGCGCGCTGGCCTACACCCTGCTGTGCTGGGCGGTGGGCTGGTGGATGGACCGGCGGCGGTTGTACCTGCGGCTGTGA